The Blautia pseudococcoides genome segment TCCCTGTTATCTGGCTTTTCACACTCTCCAGGTCATTGAAATCCGCAAATTTAATACCGCCGATCAATGGCTTGAAAGGCTCCTGATAATGGCTATTTCCAGTCACGGACAAAGCGCCCAGACTTCTGCCGTGGAAGGAGTGCCTCATGGCAATGATCTCATGGTCTGTAGTCCTATCCTTCAGCCAGGCATATTTTCTTGCCACTTTGATGGCACCCTCAATGGCTTCTGTGCCGCTGTTGGTAAAAAAAGCCTTGTCAAGGCCGGATGCTTTTGTAAGCTTCTCGGCTGCCTCCACCATGGGGATATTGTAATACAGATTCGATGTGTGGATCACTTTGTCTATCTGGTCTTTCAATGCCTGGTTGTATGCCTGATTGTTGTATCCCAGAGCAAAGACCGCAATACCTGCTGCAAAATCCAGGTATTCTTTTCCATCCACATCATAGAGGCGGACACCGTCCCCTTTTTCCAGGACCACAGGAAAACGGTTATAGGTGTGGAGAACCACATGCTCCGCCCGCTCCATATATTCATAACTATTCGTCTTCATGATAATACTTTCCCTCGCCTTTCCTGAGAATTGCCGTTCCGATCCCTTTATTTGTGAAGATTTCCAGAAGCAGACAGTGTGGTATCCTGCCGTCTAATATATGCACTCTGGATACGCCCTCCTCAATGGCATCAATACAGTTCTGCAGTTTGGGGATCATGCCGCCGCCTACATTGCCGTTTTCAATGAGATTTTTCGCGTCTTTAACGAAAAGCTCAGATATGAGACTTGAGGGATCATCCGGGTTTCTGTACACACCTTCAATATCTGTGAGAAACGCCAGTTTTTCTGCCTTCATGGAGCAGGCAATGGCACATGCAGCGTCATCCGCATTGATATTGTATGTGGCAAAGTCGTCTCCCAGGCCAATAGGGCACACAATGGGAAGGAAATCTTTTTCCAGCAGGTCATAAAGGATTTTGGGGTTCACGGTTTTTACATCCCCCACATAGCCGATATCCTGGCCGCCGGACAGTTTTTTATTGACCTTCAGAAGGCCGCCGTCTTTTCCGCTGATGCCCACTGCCTTTACCCCCAGA includes the following:
- the argB gene encoding acetylglutamate kinase, whose translation is MVNQKYLDKAEVLIEALPYIQRFNRKVIVVKYGGSAMVDEQLKRDVIKDVVLLKLVGFKPIIVHGGGKEISRWVGKVGKEAKFVNGLRVTDDETMEIAEMVLGKVNKELVTLVQSLGVKAVGISGKDGGLLKVNKKLSGGQDIGYVGDVKTVNPKILYDLLEKDFLPIVCPIGLGDDFATYNINADDAACAIACSMKAEKLAFLTDIEGVYRNPDDPSSLISELFVKDAKNLIENGNVGGGMIPKLQNCIDAIEEGVSRVHILDGRIPHCLLLEIFTNKGIGTAILRKGEGKYYHEDE